Proteins encoded in a region of the Dehalococcoidia bacterium genome:
- a CDS encoding MoaD family protein — protein MSVIVRIPGPLRKITDGADKVDVTADNLKGLIHELDKQYPGIKDRILDENEDLRYFVNLYLNNEDVRFLDGLSTSVKSGDEVSIVPAVAGGC, from the coding sequence ATGAGCGTTATTGTTCGAATTCCAGGTCCGCTTCGAAAAATTACTGATGGAGCAGATAAGGTGGATGTAACTGCCGACAATTTGAAGGGATTGATACATGAATTGGATAAGCAATACCCTGGAATAAAAGACCGAATTTTAGATGAAAACGAAGATTTAAGATATTTCGTCAATCTTTATCTCAATAATGAAGACGTGCGTTTCTTGGATGGTTTATCCACTTCAGTCAAATCTGGTGATGAGGTCAGTATAGTACCTGCAGTTGCAGGAGGCTGTTAG
- the aroC gene encoding chorismate synthase has translation MLRFLTGGESHGPGLVALLEGLPAGIKISEADIRLDLARRQAGYGRGGRMKIETDYAVVQSGVRHGATTGAPISLLIENKDHLSGNGPDGKPWTITMSKEAVEEEVTPIHRLRPGHADTPGISKYLQNDARNILERSSARESTSRVAIGAICRAFLLEFGVEVHSHVTNIGGIQARKPNVINWANVEKSPVRCSDPEAEKQMIDEIDNAQEAGDSLGGVIEVVATGLPVGLGSHIQWDTKLSTKIMAAIGSVNAVKGVEIGEGFELADLRGSKVHDVIKPLKEWESDSQGNWVKPWPRRTNNAGGLEGGMTTGEPLVVRAVVKPIATMINPLPSVDLITGDLVQAHYERSDITFVPTCGVIAESMLMFVLAEAFLEKFGGDHLSETMRNYHGYIATVGPK, from the coding sequence TTGCTTCGATTTCTTACTGGCGGTGAGTCACATGGCCCTGGGCTTGTCGCTTTACTAGAGGGCTTGCCTGCAGGAATAAAAATTTCTGAGGCAGACATTCGTCTGGATCTGGCCCGTCGACAGGCAGGCTATGGCCGCGGGGGACGTATGAAAATAGAAACTGACTACGCGGTAGTACAGTCAGGGGTAAGGCATGGTGCCACGACTGGAGCACCTATTTCGCTCTTAATTGAGAATAAGGACCATCTATCTGGTAACGGGCCAGATGGTAAACCTTGGACTATTACTATGTCGAAAGAGGCAGTGGAGGAAGAAGTCACCCCGATTCATAGGTTGAGACCAGGTCATGCCGACACTCCGGGGATTAGTAAATATTTACAAAATGACGCAAGGAATATTCTTGAACGTTCTTCGGCTCGCGAGTCAACTTCTAGAGTTGCAATAGGCGCAATTTGTCGTGCTTTTTTATTAGAATTTGGTGTTGAAGTTCATAGCCATGTAACTAATATAGGAGGAATACAGGCTAGAAAGCCTAATGTAATTAATTGGGCGAATGTAGAGAAATCTCCTGTAAGATGCTCAGACCCTGAAGCAGAAAAACAAATGATAGATGAGATTGATAATGCTCAAGAGGCAGGGGATAGCTTGGGCGGAGTTATTGAGGTTGTAGCTACAGGCCTTCCGGTTGGTTTAGGTTCTCACATTCAGTGGGATACAAAATTAAGTACCAAGATTATGGCAGCAATTGGAAGCGTGAATGCTGTCAAAGGTGTCGAAATTGGTGAGGGTTTTGAGCTGGCGGATTTAAGAGGTTCGAAGGTTCATGACGTTATAAAACCGCTTAAGGAATGGGAATCAGATTCGCAAGGAAACTGGGTTAAACCTTGGCCTCGTCGTACTAATAATGCTGGGGGTCTTGAAGGCGGAATGACGACAGGAGAACCATTAGTGGTAAGGGCTGTGGTTAAGCCAATAGCTACAATGATTAATCCTCTGCCTTCTGTTGATCTAATAACTGGTGATTTGGTTCAAGCGCACTACGAACGGAGTGATATCACGTTTGTACCAACATGTGGTGTCATCGCAGAAAGTATGCTGATGTTCGTTTTAGCAGAGGCATTTTTGGAAAAATTTGGCGGCGATCATTTATCTGAGACTATGCGAAATTACCATGGGTATATTGCAACTGTGGGGCCTAAATAA
- a CDS encoding MerR family transcriptional regulator — translation MNRSTRYFVNIESIKEDEPCYVISVAARMIGVHAQTLRYYERIGLIDPARSRGNIRMFSPWDIRRARWIKSLINDLGINLAGVEVIIRMQEYIANLEYRVRELEYMVSSQ, via the coding sequence TTGAATAGAAGCACAAGGTATTTTGTAAATATTGAATCAATTAAGGAGGATGAACCCTGCTATGTCATTAGTGTGGCTGCAAGGATGATTGGAGTGCACGCACAGACACTTCGATATTACGAACGAATAGGATTAATTGATCCGGCAAGATCTAGAGGGAATATAAGGATGTTTTCGCCTTGGGATATCCGCAGGGCCAGGTGGATAAAATCATTAATCAACGATTTGGGAATTAATCTTGCTGGTGTCGAGGTGATTATTCGGATGCAGGAATATATAGCAAACTTGGAATATAGGGTTCGTGAACTTGAGTACATGGTATCTAGCCAGTAA
- the aroB gene encoding 3-dehydroquinate synthase produces the protein MTVSTDKKRIFLIGFSGTGKSSAGRVIANILGWEFKDVDELISLRLGKSIEKIFSEDGESVFRDQEVLVINELSNETNSIVISTGAGAVTSESTLELLKSTGFVINLEASPELIYQRLSNIHEVNGAEAMVRPLLSSSDPINRIRGLKSERQFLYMSAHWTIHTDQMSTGQVANEAVRAWRKNGNYFNLTGSPNVVSVVNAESGSYPVVVGWNILEEQLGSHVHGLGIKGRAHIICDSNVVHPYGRSAQRSLHNAGIEMTLFTFPAGEASKNLKTVETIYEWLASKRVERGDVVIAVGGGVVGDVAGYVASTILRGIKLIHVPTSLTAMVDSSIGGKTGVDLPVGKNLIGAFHQPIMVLADVAALKTLPQRVLKEGWAEAIKHGFAFDETLVEIYENELEMLLGLDPEVTTSVISKNIKIKSDVVTNDEREVYGLRQLLNYGHTIGHGVEAAAGYDRYLHGEAVSIGMIGAAKLGEILSVTPIEVVNRLIELITRFDLPVNYTDVSIDDIQAAMSRDKKMLSGEISWVLLDAVGHAMTYKGVDQAIVLQVLKELSKT, from the coding sequence ATGACTGTATCAACCGATAAAAAACGGATATTCCTTATTGGATTTTCAGGGACAGGGAAAAGCTCTGCAGGTCGTGTAATTGCAAATATCTTAGGTTGGGAATTTAAGGACGTGGACGAATTAATCTCTCTACGATTAGGGAAATCAATAGAGAAGATATTTTCTGAAGATGGAGAATCAGTTTTTCGAGATCAAGAAGTCCTTGTTATAAATGAATTATCCAATGAAACTAATTCTATTGTTATTTCTACTGGAGCCGGAGCAGTTACCTCTGAAAGTACGCTTGAATTGCTGAAAAGTACAGGATTTGTAATAAATCTTGAGGCCAGCCCCGAACTTATTTATCAACGCTTATCTAATATCCATGAAGTAAATGGAGCTGAAGCAATGGTTAGGCCCTTGCTCAGTTCCTCTGATCCGATTAATCGGATCAGAGGATTAAAATCAGAGAGGCAATTTCTATATATGTCAGCTCATTGGACTATTCATACAGATCAGATGAGTACGGGGCAGGTTGCAAACGAAGCAGTAAGAGCATGGCGGAAAAATGGTAACTACTTTAATCTGACTGGCTCCCCTAATGTCGTTTCTGTCGTAAATGCCGAATCAGGTTCGTACCCCGTAGTGGTTGGCTGGAATATATTGGAAGAACAATTAGGCAGCCATGTCCATGGTTTAGGAATAAAAGGCCGAGCTCATATTATCTGCGATAGTAATGTAGTTCATCCATATGGAAGATCTGCTCAAAGATCCTTACATAATGCCGGTATAGAGATGACTTTGTTTACATTCCCGGCTGGTGAAGCAAGCAAAAATTTAAAGACTGTTGAGACGATCTATGAATGGCTTGCAAGTAAGCGCGTTGAACGCGGGGACGTTGTGATTGCGGTTGGCGGAGGCGTGGTAGGTGATGTAGCAGGGTATGTTGCATCAACAATTCTGCGGGGAATAAAACTCATACATGTACCGACTTCTTTAACCGCGATGGTTGATTCAAGTATTGGTGGAAAAACTGGTGTAGATTTGCCAGTTGGAAAGAATTTGATAGGGGCTTTTCATCAGCCTATTATGGTATTAGCAGATGTGGCTGCTTTAAAAACATTGCCCCAAAGAGTTTTGAAAGAAGGTTGGGCTGAAGCTATAAAACATGGTTTTGCATTTGACGAGACATTAGTTGAAATATACGAAAATGAATTAGAGATGCTACTTGGTTTAGATCCCGAAGTTACTACAAGCGTTATTTCTAAGAATATTAAGATCAAATCCGATGTAGTAACTAACGATGAGCGTGAAGTATATGGACTGCGTCAACTGTTAAATTATGGTCATACAATAGGACACGGTGTGGAAGCGGCCGCAGGCTATGATCGTTATTTACACGGAGAGGCTGTCTCTATAGGTATGATAGGGGCTGCAAAACTTGGCGAAATCCTGTCAGTTACTCCTATAGAGGTAGTCAATAGGCTTATCGAATTGATTACAAGATTTGATCTCCCTGTTAACTACACGGATGTTTCAATTGATGACATTCAGGCTGCGATGTCTAGAGACAAAAAAATGTTATCAGGAGAAATTTCCTGGGTACTTCTTGATGCTGTTGGGCATGCGATGACATATAAGGGTGTAGATCAGGCTATTGTATTGCAGGTGCTAAAAGAATTGAGCAAGACCTAG
- a CDS encoding NIL domain-containing protein: MSPLKRVRFTFLDRLIKEPVIYRMGHDYNIITNIRRADVQEGVGWVILEIEGDVSEIERSLEWVRSLGVRVDPALGDLVEP, encoded by the coding sequence ATGAGTCCATTAAAGCGCGTACGTTTTACTTTCTTAGACAGGCTAATCAAAGAGCCCGTAATTTATCGCATGGGTCATGATTACAATATTATTACTAATATTAGACGTGCAGATGTGCAGGAAGGTGTTGGCTGGGTAATTTTAGAAATTGAAGGCGATGTAAGTGAAATTGAACGTAGCCTAGAATGGGTACGCTCACTTGGAGTGAGAGTAGACCCTGCTCTGGGCGATTTAGTCGAACCTTAG
- a CDS encoding J domain-containing protein, with amino-acid sequence MPENFYDTLGIGKDASAKELRAAYRRLARQYHPDVNPKNTSEAESKFKEINEAYQVLSDPASRHKYDQFGDNWRQAEYITRARSSKSPFTWFNDARTTRNQSNINPFDSIDSVFSQAFNAGYTRGPASSRSVKEIDISVTLEEAYNGTTKLVETPPFSNISSNRYELKIPPGIKPGEKIKLAIGSQKNQQFLNCKIQIKAHRFFTRVGNNLKIQTEMTLLQAVLGGEIFVPVISGKKIALRIPPETPNGQVFKLKGKGMPIKSKPSEFGDQMVSVQVVLPQNITDEQRQLFEQLDQLS; translated from the coding sequence ATGCCAGAAAATTTTTATGATACTTTAGGAATAGGTAAGGATGCCTCTGCAAAAGAGCTTAGGGCGGCTTATCGACGATTAGCCCGTCAATACCATCCTGATGTAAACCCGAAGAATACTTCCGAGGCAGAATCAAAATTTAAAGAAATAAATGAGGCATATCAAGTTTTGTCTGACCCGGCGTCTCGCCACAAATATGATCAATTTGGGGACAATTGGAGACAGGCAGAATACATTACAAGAGCACGATCGTCGAAATCTCCTTTTACTTGGTTTAATGATGCTAGGACGACTAGAAACCAATCTAATATTAATCCGTTTGATTCTATCGACAGCGTATTCAGCCAAGCCTTTAATGCTGGCTACACTCGTGGGCCAGCATCATCTCGTTCAGTAAAAGAAATAGACATTTCAGTCACTCTGGAAGAAGCATATAACGGCACCACAAAACTTGTAGAAACCCCTCCTTTTTCTAACATTTCTTCAAATCGCTACGAATTGAAAATCCCTCCCGGTATTAAGCCTGGAGAGAAAATCAAATTGGCAATTGGTTCACAAAAAAATCAGCAATTTTTAAACTGCAAAATTCAAATAAAGGCGCATAGGTTTTTCACGCGGGTTGGTAACAACCTCAAGATTCAAACGGAAATGACCCTTTTACAGGCTGTTCTGGGAGGGGAAATCTTTGTGCCGGTAATTAGCGGGAAGAAAATAGCTCTTAGAATCCCCCCTGAAACCCCAAATGGCCAAGTCTTTAAATTAAAAGGTAAAGGTATGCCAATAAAGTCTAAGCCTTCAGAATTTGGCGATCAAATGGTTAGTGTTCAAGTTGTTTTGCCTCAAAATATTACAGATGAGCAAAGGCAATTATTTGAGCAATTGGATCAGTTAAGCTAG
- the ruvX gene encoding Holliday junction resolvase RuvX: MQVIGIDFGDKRIGIAIGDTGIGLAIPQDVYINHSTSDAAGYIIGKAEETNAQVIVVGVPYSMSGKVGPQAELVISFIEILRSQTRLPVEMVDERLSTSIVHKIVEQRLNKKRTRKKKFAIKTDEVDSSSAAVILQSWMDSRTIN; the protein is encoded by the coding sequence TTGCAAGTAATAGGCATTGATTTTGGGGATAAGCGTATTGGTATTGCGATTGGTGATACAGGAATAGGCCTAGCAATTCCGCAAGATGTATATATTAACCACTCTACATCAGACGCAGCAGGCTACATTATTGGGAAAGCCGAAGAAACTAACGCGCAAGTAATTGTCGTAGGTGTTCCTTATTCAATGTCAGGAAAAGTAGGTCCTCAAGCGGAATTAGTCATTTCATTTATTGAAATATTACGATCTCAAACGCGCTTGCCTGTAGAGATGGTAGACGAAAGATTAAGCACCTCTATCGTGCATAAAATTGTTGAACAGCGATTAAACAAAAAACGAACACGAAAGAAAAAATTTGCTATTAAGACTGATGAAGTAGATTCATCTTCAGCAGCAGTGATACTCCAATCATGGATGGACTCTCGTACGATCAATTAA
- a CDS encoding peroxiredoxin family protein, whose product MKEAGGRLLAISVDDLSQAKAMQKATSASFPILSDAEKKVSNAYGVYNLLGDGVAAPSIFLISKDKLIGYYVGSHISDRIETSELLKILEEHTLKGRDA is encoded by the coding sequence ATCAAGGAAGCGGGAGGTCGACTACTTGCAATAAGTGTTGATGACTTATCGCAGGCTAAGGCTATGCAAAAAGCAACTTCTGCATCTTTCCCAATTTTATCTGATGCAGAAAAGAAAGTATCAAACGCCTACGGAGTTTATAATTTACTTGGTGATGGGGTAGCTGCCCCTTCAATATTTTTAATTTCAAAAGATAAGCTTATTGGTTACTACGTAGGCTCGCATATCAGCGATCGAATTGAAACAAGTGAATTATTAAAGATTTTGGAAGAGCATACTTTAAAAGGCCGTGACGCCTAG
- the thrC gene encoding threonine synthase, whose amino-acid sequence MANIAALRCKECSREYPVGAFNVCDFCFGPLEVVYDMDAIAQVASRERIKSGPLSLWRYADFLPADYNPNIDINAGFTPLIRSNGLAKKLGLDELWIKNDSVNPSYSFKDRVVAVATAKALELGFDTIACASTGNLACSVAAHAARAGIKAYVFIPSDLEKGKVLGAAIYNPTMIAIDGSYDDVNRLCSELADQYPWAFVNINVRPFYADGSKTLGFEVAEQLGWKAPMHAVAPSASGAMFTKIYQGLKEFEQVGIIDNVETKMHCAQARGCAPIATAYEEGRLVIRPVKPATIAKSLGIGNPADGYYALKTIEASAGSAVIAEEAEVADGIKLLAETEGIFTEGAGGVAIAGLKRLVERGEIKKNESTVVYITGNGLKTTEIVEDVVNPIHINPTVSAFEESVGLKA is encoded by the coding sequence ATGGCGAATATCGCCGCATTACGTTGCAAAGAATGCTCACGTGAGTATCCCGTTGGTGCTTTCAATGTCTGTGATTTCTGTTTCGGACCATTAGAAGTGGTCTATGACATGGATGCTATTGCACAAGTAGCTAGTCGAGAACGAATCAAATCCGGACCTTTAAGCCTGTGGCGATACGCTGACTTCTTACCTGCTGATTACAATCCAAATATTGATATAAACGCAGGGTTTACTCCATTAATCAGGTCAAACGGATTAGCGAAAAAATTAGGCTTGGATGAACTCTGGATTAAGAATGATAGCGTTAATCCCTCCTATTCATTTAAAGACAGAGTTGTAGCTGTAGCTACAGCAAAAGCTCTAGAGCTTGGATTTGATACTATCGCATGTGCATCTACTGGAAATCTTGCGTGCTCCGTTGCAGCCCACGCCGCTCGTGCGGGAATAAAAGCTTATGTATTCATCCCTTCTGATCTTGAAAAAGGGAAGGTTCTTGGAGCTGCAATATACAACCCTACCATGATCGCAATCGATGGTAGCTACGATGACGTAAATCGACTCTGTAGTGAATTAGCTGATCAGTATCCATGGGCGTTTGTAAACATCAATGTACGTCCATTTTATGCTGATGGGAGTAAGACTCTTGGATTCGAAGTTGCAGAGCAATTAGGTTGGAAGGCTCCAATGCATGCTGTTGCTCCTTCAGCCTCTGGAGCTATGTTTACCAAAATCTACCAAGGGCTCAAAGAATTTGAGCAAGTTGGTATTATTGATAATGTCGAAACAAAAATGCATTGTGCCCAAGCTCGCGGTTGCGCACCTATTGCCACAGCTTACGAGGAAGGCAGGCTTGTAATACGCCCTGTCAAACCTGCGACAATAGCAAAATCTCTTGGAATTGGAAATCCTGCGGACGGATATTATGCTCTCAAGACAATTGAAGCGTCAGCCGGCTCAGCAGTTATCGCCGAAGAGGCTGAAGTTGCCGATGGTATAAAATTGCTGGCTGAAACTGAAGGCATCTTTACCGAGGGAGCTGGTGGGGTAGCCATCGCTGGATTAAAACGCCTTGTTGAACGGGGAGAGATCAAAAAAAATGAATCTACAGTCGTCTATATAACTGGAAATGGACTGAAAACAACTGAAATTGTTGAAGATGTAGTTAATCCTATTCACATAAACCCAACAGTCTCGGCTTTTGAAGAATCTGTAGGTCTTAAGGCATAG
- a CDS encoding DUF429 domain-containing protein yields the protein MSIRNNPRVYAAAGASIIAAAVATRYVAKWRKRRYMRRGEGIRDLGGGQVFIGLDLTDPYASSSRPCDYAILDTDLNCNFGLWDYNVDGASIIPQPALGRSFILAIDGPQGLAGEPDANVRISEKLVNAPGRTPYFLKLEGKPYQGLIQGSVNLFHKLVTSGSRFRLLGLDGVPVSDTTLIEVYPGGAWKILSKGNLPAKRTVSGRYRRAELLTQLGVKFASSDLPTNDQLDATLAAWVAYKFWIGESSIEGTAPEMDELNSIIREGYIVMPTLSSGEIHNDIEEVAPV from the coding sequence ATGAGTATTAGGAATAATCCTCGAGTATATGCCGCTGCAGGCGCATCAATAATTGCTGCAGCTGTAGCTACTCGATATGTTGCAAAATGGAGAAAGCGAAGGTATATGCGTCGTGGTGAAGGGATAAGAGATTTGGGCGGCGGCCAGGTATTCATTGGATTAGATTTGACCGACCCTTATGCTTCTAGCTCAAGACCCTGTGATTATGCAATTCTTGATACTGACCTAAATTGCAATTTTGGTCTTTGGGATTATAACGTAGACGGAGCTAGTATTATTCCTCAACCTGCGTTAGGCCGTTCTTTTATCTTAGCCATTGATGGTCCACAAGGCTTGGCGGGCGAACCAGATGCGAATGTTCGAATTTCTGAAAAACTTGTGAATGCACCCGGTCGCACTCCATATTTTCTTAAGCTAGAAGGTAAGCCTTATCAGGGGTTAATTCAGGGTTCAGTTAATTTATTTCATAAATTGGTGACTAGTGGTAGCCGATTTCGCCTTCTTGGATTAGATGGAGTTCCGGTCTCTGATACAACGCTTATTGAAGTCTATCCTGGCGGTGCATGGAAAATTTTATCAAAAGGTAACTTGCCAGCTAAGCGTACTGTATCTGGTAGGTATAGGAGAGCAGAATTACTGACGCAGCTTGGAGTCAAATTCGCCTCAAGTGACTTGCCTACTAATGACCAGCTAGATGCCACATTAGCTGCATGGGTAGCATATAAATTTTGGATAGGAGAAAGTTCTATTGAAGGCACAGCGCCTGAAATGGATGAATTAAACTCCATTATCAGAGAAGGGTACATAGTCATGCCAACCCTATCTTCTGGTGAAATTCATAATGATATAGAAGAAGTAGCTCCCGTTTAA
- a CDS encoding Rieske 2Fe-2S domain-containing protein — MLSTTDNQILTRVSAGTVMGDLMRRYWIPAVFSSEIAKDGVPHRTRLLGEDLLVLRLTSGKVATMSPSCPHRGASLFFGRNEEEGLRCVYHGWKFDELGQCIDMPSEPPESNFKGKVRHVAYRTIERNGLIWIYMGPEQDNPPSLPDLEWNLVPENQCFMTKRIAQNNYFQTLEGEIDSSHSGFLHSSFTDPFRLTTKQEQGMIYKMRDRHPRFEALDTDYGVLIGARRNAEVDSYYWRITQFLFPFHTIIPPYGNDPLFSGHAWVPMDDENVIALCFTYNPVRPLTESELDYLHHGRHDGLQTLHPTVDAFLPEIPNRPEGAWWPKHHIDNDFDINWDLQKTTFYTGLPGTWVQDSGMQETMGRVVNRANEHLGVSDTAIIRARRALLKASKLLNEQGIEPTSVNDPTVYNIRSAAVVIPKDVDWVTASEKYRSANPTKNFAAI; from the coding sequence ATGTTGTCCACTACTGATAATCAAATTCTCACAAGGGTAAGCGCTGGTACGGTAATGGGTGATTTAATGCGGAGATATTGGATACCCGCAGTTTTTTCCAGTGAAATTGCGAAAGATGGCGTACCTCACCGAACCAGACTATTAGGTGAAGATTTATTAGTACTCCGCTTGACTAGTGGCAAAGTTGCTACTATGTCTCCATCGTGCCCCCACCGAGGAGCTTCCTTGTTCTTTGGTCGAAATGAAGAGGAAGGGCTACGTTGCGTCTATCATGGATGGAAATTTGACGAATTAGGCCAATGCATTGATATGCCTAGTGAACCTCCTGAAAGTAACTTCAAAGGAAAAGTCCGCCACGTTGCATACCGCACAATTGAGCGCAACGGCTTAATCTGGATATATATGGGACCAGAGCAAGATAACCCTCCTTCTCTTCCTGATCTTGAATGGAACCTAGTACCAGAAAATCAATGCTTCATGACCAAAAGAATTGCACAAAACAACTATTTCCAAACACTAGAAGGAGAAATTGATTCAAGTCATAGTGGATTCCTTCATTCAAGTTTTACTGATCCTTTCAGATTAACAACAAAACAAGAACAAGGCATGATCTATAAAATGAGGGATCGGCACCCACGATTTGAAGCCTTAGATACGGACTATGGCGTTTTGATTGGAGCAAGAAGGAATGCTGAGGTAGATTCATATTACTGGCGTATAACCCAATTCTTATTCCCCTTTCATACAATCATTCCTCCTTACGGGAATGACCCTTTATTCAGCGGGCATGCATGGGTTCCGATGGATGACGAAAATGTCATCGCCCTCTGCTTTACTTATAATCCAGTTAGGCCTTTAACAGAATCAGAATTGGATTACTTGCACCACGGTCGTCATGATGGCTTGCAAACTCTGCATCCTACTGTGGATGCTTTTTTGCCGGAAATACCAAACCGGCCGGAAGGAGCTTGGTGGCCAAAGCACCACATTGATAACGACTTCGACATCAATTGGGATTTACAAAAAACTACTTTTTATACTGGGCTACCTGGTACATGGGTGCAAGATTCAGGAATGCAGGAAACAATGGGACGGGTAGTTAATCGCGCTAACGAACACTTGGGAGTAAGCGATACAGCAATTATTCGCGCCAGAAGGGCCCTCTTAAAAGCCTCTAAGCTACTAAACGAGCAAGGTATAGAGCCAACATCAGTTAATGATCCTACTGTTTACAACATTAGATCGGCTGCAGTAGTAATACCAAAAGATGTAGATTGGGTCACTGCATCTGAAAAATATCGATCAGCAAATCCAACGAAAAATTTCGCTGCGATTTAA